From the genome of Cytobacillus firmus, one region includes:
- a CDS encoding glutamate-1-semialdehyde 2,1-aminomutase — translation MQFTNSERLHKQALEHIVGGVNSPSRSYKAVGGGSPVAMERAQGAYFWDVDGNQYIDYLAAYGPIITGHAHPHITEAIKTAAERGVLYGTPTPHEVKFAEMLKEAMPNLDKVRFVNSGTEAVMTTIRVARAYTGRDKIIKFAGCYHGHSDLVLVAAGSGPSTLGTPDSAGVPKSIAQEVITVPFNEIEPYKEALEKWGDQIAAVLVEPIVGNFGIVEPKTGFLEQVNELTHAAGALVIYDEVITAFRFMYGGAQDLLGVKPDLTAMGKIIGGGLPIGAYGGKKEIMETVAPLGPAYQAGTMAGNPASILSGIACLEVLKQPGVYEYLDRLGEMLEKGISEAAEEHNIPITINRLKGALTIYFTEEKVVNYEQAENTDGEMFAKFFKLMLNQGINLAPSKYEAWFMTIAHTEDDIQATIHAVQNAFQQLKDE, via the coding sequence ATGCAATTTACTAATTCTGAACGGCTGCATAAACAAGCTTTAGAACATATTGTCGGCGGGGTAAACAGTCCTTCCCGCTCCTATAAAGCAGTTGGCGGCGGCTCGCCGGTCGCAATGGAACGGGCACAGGGTGCTTATTTCTGGGATGTGGACGGTAATCAATATATTGATTACTTGGCTGCATATGGTCCCATCATTACCGGGCATGCCCATCCGCATATTACAGAAGCCATAAAAACAGCTGCTGAGCGCGGAGTATTATATGGAACTCCGACACCACATGAAGTGAAATTCGCCGAGATGCTTAAGGAAGCAATGCCTAATTTGGACAAAGTCCGTTTTGTGAATTCAGGTACTGAAGCCGTTATGACAACGATCCGTGTGGCAAGGGCCTATACGGGAAGGGACAAAATCATTAAGTTTGCAGGCTGCTATCACGGCCATTCCGATCTTGTCCTGGTTGCTGCAGGCTCAGGGCCTTCAACACTTGGAACGCCTGACTCTGCCGGAGTTCCAAAGAGCATTGCCCAGGAAGTGATCACGGTTCCTTTCAATGAAATCGAACCATATAAGGAAGCGCTGGAAAAATGGGGTGACCAGATCGCTGCTGTGCTGGTGGAACCGATTGTCGGCAACTTCGGAATTGTTGAACCAAAAACGGGGTTCTTGGAACAGGTTAACGAATTAACACATGCAGCCGGTGCGCTTGTCATTTATGATGAAGTCATCACAGCTTTCCGTTTTATGTATGGCGGCGCTCAGGATCTGCTTGGTGTAAAACCGGACTTGACAGCCATGGGGAAAATCATTGGCGGCGGCCTTCCAATCGGTGCTTATGGCGGAAAGAAAGAGATTATGGAAACAGTAGCTCCTTTAGGTCCAGCCTATCAAGCTGGTACAATGGCTGGAAATCCGGCATCGATTCTATCAGGAATTGCCTGTCTCGAAGTTTTAAAACAGCCTGGTGTCTATGAATATCTGGACAGACTGGGAGAAATGCTTGAAAAAGGGATCAGCGAGGCAGCTGAAGAACATAATATCCCCATTACCATTAATCGATTAAAAGGTGCCCTGACAATCTACTTTACGGAAGAAAAAGTGGTGAATTACGAGCAGGCGGAAAATACAGATGGAGAAATGTTTGCAAAGTTCTTCAAGCTGATGCTCAATCAAGGTATAAACCTGGCTCCTTCGAAATATGAAGCCTGGTTTATGACAATCGCGCATACAGAGGATGATATTCAAGCCACCATTCATGCAGTGCAAAATGCATTTCAGCAATTAAAGGACGAATAA
- the nikC gene encoding nickel transporter permease has protein sequence MPAEEKAVSPWVEAWRSFRKNKLALIGTIIVLFFIILAVFAPLIAPQGINEQMLSKRLQAPSSQHWFGTDDFGRDIFSRVVYGARISLWVGFLAVIGSIVVGCLLGVVAGYYGKWVDTIISRVFDIMLAFPSILLAIAIVAVLGPSLRNALIAIAVINIPNFGRLIRSRVLSVKQEEYIMAAKAIGMSNSRILFRHVLPNSMAPIIVQGTLAIATAIIECAALGFLGLGAEAPNPEWGKMLSDAKAYLIQAPWTMIFPGLAIMLTVLGFNLMGDGLRDALDPRMKN, from the coding sequence ATGCCAGCTGAAGAAAAAGCGGTTTCCCCCTGGGTGGAAGCATGGAGGAGCTTTAGAAAAAACAAACTGGCTTTAATCGGCACGATCATTGTATTATTTTTCATCATTCTGGCAGTATTTGCACCGCTTATTGCACCGCAGGGGATTAATGAACAGATGCTCTCAAAAAGGCTTCAGGCTCCATCCAGCCAGCATTGGTTTGGAACAGATGACTTTGGCCGGGATATCTTTTCAAGGGTGGTTTACGGGGCAAGGATCTCATTATGGGTAGGTTTTCTGGCCGTAATCGGATCTATTGTAGTTGGATGCCTTTTGGGGGTAGTAGCAGGATATTATGGCAAATGGGTTGATACCATCATCTCCCGCGTTTTTGATATCATGCTTGCTTTCCCAAGCATATTGCTGGCTATTGCGATTGTGGCTGTGCTTGGCCCATCATTAAGAAATGCCCTGATTGCCATTGCGGTTATCAATATTCCCAACTTTGGCAGACTGATCCGTTCAAGAGTGCTGAGTGTCAAACAGGAGGAATATATTATGGCTGCAAAAGCGATTGGGATGAGCAACAGCCGTATTCTATTCAGGCATGTTCTGCCAAATAGTATGGCACCAATAATTGTACAGGGAACACTTGCGATTGCAACAGCGATTATTGAGTGTGCTGCCCTTGGATTCCTTGGCCTTGGTGCAGAAGCGCCAAATCCTGAATGGGGGAAAATGCTCTCTGATGCGAAGGCATATTTGATACAGGCTCCATGGACGATGATCTTCCCGGGACTTGCGATCATGCTTACAGTTCTCGGATTTAATTTAATGGGTGATGGATTAAGGGATGCACTTGATCCGCGTATGAAGAATTAA
- a CDS encoding ABC transporter substrate-binding protein: MKKRNGIWFLVAALLLSLALAGCSSNSSSGTKDEKDKEKGTDTEETSSGGTLVFGRGGDSTSLDPAITTEGESFKVTKNIYETLIEFGEQDTEIQPGLATEWEMSEDGLKHTLKLREGVKFHDGTDFNAEAVVFNFERWKAGNAEQFYYYNSQFGDKISEVKAVDDYTVEFTLNKPIAPFLKNLAMSPFGIASPAAIEKHGEKFLHNPVGTGPFAFKEYKANDRITLVKNEEYWQDGLPKLDEVIFRVIPENSARLNALATGEVDLIDGVNFSDVGQIEGNPDLQTFERPSLNVAYLGLTSTRGPLKDKKVRQALNYAVDKQALIDAFYAGAAEPAKNPMPSVVAGYNDDVKDYEFDPEKAKELLKEAGYEDGFEMELWAMPVPRPYMPDGQKVAEALQANFDAIGVKAKIVTYEWGTYLDKAKNGEADTFLLGWTGDNGDADNFLYVLLDQDSIGSNNYSYYENPEVHELLVKAQASADQAEREKLYKEAQLLIKEDAPWIPLVHSRPILAGKADITGFKPHPTGSDLLATVEFK, from the coding sequence ATGAAGAAGCGCAATGGCATTTGGTTCCTGGTTGCAGCTTTGTTACTGTCACTGGCTCTTGCCGGCTGCAGCAGCAACTCAAGCAGCGGAACGAAAGACGAAAAGGATAAAGAGAAAGGTACAGATACAGAAGAAACGTCATCAGGCGGCACATTAGTATTTGGCCGCGGCGGTGATTCTACTTCACTTGATCCCGCTATTACAACAGAAGGCGAATCTTTTAAAGTTACAAAAAACATCTATGAAACTCTGATCGAATTTGGTGAGCAGGATACGGAAATTCAGCCTGGCCTTGCTACTGAATGGGAAATGAGCGAAGACGGGCTAAAGCATACATTAAAGCTTCGTGAAGGCGTAAAGTTCCACGATGGAACTGACTTTAATGCCGAAGCGGTTGTCTTCAACTTTGAAAGATGGAAAGCTGGAAACGCTGAGCAGTTCTATTACTATAACTCTCAGTTTGGGGATAAAATCTCTGAAGTGAAAGCTGTAGATGATTACACAGTTGAGTTTACTTTAAACAAGCCAATTGCACCATTCTTAAAGAACCTTGCAATGTCTCCATTTGGAATTGCAAGCCCGGCTGCGATTGAAAAGCATGGTGAAAAATTCCTTCACAACCCGGTGGGAACAGGTCCATTTGCATTTAAAGAATACAAAGCAAACGACCGCATTACTCTTGTGAAAAATGAAGAATACTGGCAGGATGGCCTTCCAAAGCTGGATGAGGTTATCTTCCGTGTCATCCCTGAAAACTCTGCTCGTCTGAACGCCCTGGCTACAGGCGAAGTCGACTTAATCGATGGCGTTAACTTCAGTGATGTTGGCCAAATCGAAGGAAATCCGGATCTTCAAACGTTTGAACGTCCATCATTAAACGTAGCTTACCTTGGATTGACGAGCACACGTGGACCATTAAAAGATAAAAAAGTCCGCCAGGCATTGAACTATGCAGTTGATAAGCAAGCTCTTATTGATGCATTCTATGCCGGTGCAGCTGAGCCTGCGAAAAACCCAATGCCTTCAGTCGTAGCGGGTTACAATGATGACGTTAAGGATTATGAGTTTGACCCTGAGAAGGCTAAGGAACTTTTAAAAGAAGCAGGATATGAAGATGGTTTTGAAATGGAGCTATGGGCAATGCCGGTTCCTAGACCATATATGCCGGATGGACAAAAAGTGGCTGAAGCACTTCAAGCCAACTTTGATGCAATCGGCGTAAAAGCAAAGATTGTAACTTATGAGTGGGGTACTTACCTGGATAAAGCTAAGAATGGTGAAGCTGATACATTCCTATTAGGATGGACTGGCGATAATGGGGATGCTGATAACTTCCTGTATGTTCTTCTTGACCAGGACAGCATTGGTTCTAACAACTACTCTTACTACGAAAACCCTGAAGTGCATGAACTGCTTGTAAAAGCTCAGGCTAGTGCAGACCAGGCAGAGCGTGAAAAACTTTACAAAGAGGCTCAGCTTCTGATCAAAGAAGATGCTCCGTGGATTCCGCTTGTTCACTCAAGACCAATCCTTGCGGGTAAAGCTGATATCACAGGCTTCAAGCCGCATCCAACAGGTTCTGATTTACTGGCAACTGTAGAATTTAAATAA
- a CDS encoding glutamate synthase-related protein, with translation MTLQQWSPSLFKEFHRQEHDACGIVSAMEKKKVPTRENIFSCINALVTMNHRAGFINGEGDGVGIHIDIPRELWKEKLKEAGADSNAAEKDGFVVGHVFMSRKQDTELLKTILLQKLADANLTVIYASDEVTESSALGPIAIQENPVFWQFACLAESNGAELSKKLFELIVDFEEDEHVHVASLSQHHAVYKVMGAGDILPKYYHDLASPIVASTMTLGHNRYSTNTLSSFFRVQPFSVLGHNGEINTIAKLRDEAKMVGVPLVKDGSDSQDLSRTLETFICRDGYTLFEAMDVMFPPIVNEIKSYPEHLQDMYAYIREAWGHFAQGPAGIISRFADEAVFSVDALGLRPLWMLETESSYLFSSEPGIIPSSEYVNEPKPLSPGEKVGLKWDGDTLAVYEHSHYQAEVFERFSKRVNAENFRIHLQAPKLEKTITVNYPDKIHNGQYKAFGWERDHVQLVEQMAEKGAEPIRSLGHDSPLAALNPQRKNIADFIKESVAVVTNPAIDRDRETEHFSTRTIIGQRPSLFEKQEQGAVIELQTPILIEGKAGFECSDELNQPSYDQVTGFYQEQKLISYLSSTFTKDETVKEALDRLAAEAVDAVKNGKTLLVLDDANAHQEDAYWIDPHLAVSAIDQALVKEALRRECSLLLRSASIRSLHDIITAFGLGADIISPYYMFMTVLGESDTPLKNLYSALTKGLEKVISTIGIHELRGYGRLFSAIGLHEELAGYLNIVNFFGSKELSFSFSVLKEDAFARAEDYQNEKERIGKTFSLFPRIWKAIGEVASTGDYSVYKEKITEQEDQNPTTIRHLTGFKETASHLKPDDISLHVGEHDLPFVISSMSFGSQNETAFRAYAEGADRLNMVSLNGEGGEIKDMLGKYPRTRGQQVASGRFGVNAELLNSSNLLEIKIGQGAKPGEGGHLPGSKVTAKIAEARNATIGSDLISPSNNHDIYSIEDLAQMIHELKTANDKAKVAVKVPVVPNIGTIAVGIAKAGADIITLSGFDGGTGAARIHALQHVGLPVEIGVKAAHNALLEAGIRDNVELWADGGIKSAADVLKVMLLGANRVGFGTLSMLAIGCTTCRGCHLDTCHVGIATQIDSEAQAKEHGLRRFVPRQFDLAVKGIMNLFTAFGEELKALAASVGIKNLQDAVGRSDLLVQIKGQDQLDLTHLLKTLEIGQFSAQEAPEALQEAQLQVAVGAEYLDASVEELDQSREFQSVTSEQRVLGSRVSCHRVRNRLDGSYKTLPQVDLKYKGGSIPGNGLGAYNSFGINIEVAGGAQDGIGKTSFGGQIKIFKAKGKNGKFYNGSVGKGFGYGAQEGLLVAQGNADARAGIRLSGADMIIGGQLQRPLPEKEYGNIGSNANIKGFAFEYMTNGRGLVLGDAGPWICAGMTGGVVYLRHQPEMGLTKEAIQRRIAKGAKVSVTSLSDKGKEDVKELLGQYIAMLNDQGQTEEASQLASLLNHPEDHFVQVIPVKEQADPSVSTE, from the coding sequence ATGACATTACAGCAATGGAGTCCTTCACTTTTTAAAGAGTTTCACCGTCAGGAGCATGATGCGTGCGGCATCGTTTCTGCCATGGAGAAAAAGAAAGTCCCAACCCGCGAAAATATTTTCAGCTGCATCAATGCGCTTGTTACGATGAATCACCGTGCCGGTTTTATTAATGGAGAAGGAGACGGTGTAGGGATCCATATTGATATCCCCAGAGAGCTGTGGAAAGAAAAATTAAAGGAAGCGGGAGCCGATTCTAACGCAGCAGAAAAAGATGGATTTGTGGTTGGCCATGTATTTATGTCCAGAAAGCAGGATACTGAATTACTGAAAACGATCTTGCTGCAAAAACTCGCTGACGCAAATCTGACGGTTATTTATGCATCTGACGAAGTAACCGAATCTTCAGCTTTAGGACCGATTGCCATACAGGAAAATCCAGTATTCTGGCAGTTTGCCTGTTTAGCAGAATCGAATGGTGCAGAGCTTTCCAAAAAGCTGTTTGAATTAATCGTTGATTTTGAAGAAGACGAACATGTCCATGTCGCCTCCCTTAGCCAGCATCATGCTGTGTACAAAGTTATGGGAGCCGGAGATATTCTTCCGAAATATTATCATGACCTGGCAAGCCCCATTGTTGCTTCAACAATGACACTTGGGCATAATCGCTATTCAACTAACACATTATCAAGCTTTTTCCGCGTGCAGCCTTTCAGCGTGCTGGGACACAACGGGGAAATCAACACCATTGCCAAGCTTAGGGATGAAGCCAAAATGGTCGGCGTTCCGCTAGTAAAAGACGGCAGTGACTCACAGGATCTGAGCAGAACGCTTGAAACGTTTATTTGCCGTGACGGCTATACTCTCTTTGAGGCAATGGACGTCATGTTCCCTCCTATTGTGAATGAAATCAAGTCATACCCTGAGCATCTTCAGGATATGTACGCCTATATCCGGGAAGCATGGGGACATTTTGCCCAGGGACCAGCAGGAATTATTTCAAGATTTGCCGATGAGGCAGTGTTCAGTGTTGATGCATTGGGCCTTCGCCCGCTGTGGATGCTGGAAACCGAAAGCTCCTACCTGTTCTCATCAGAACCAGGAATCATCCCATCCAGTGAATATGTTAATGAGCCAAAGCCGCTATCACCAGGTGAAAAGGTGGGGCTGAAATGGGACGGAGACACTCTGGCTGTTTACGAACATAGCCACTATCAGGCTGAAGTTTTTGAAAGATTTTCAAAGAGAGTGAACGCTGAAAACTTCCGGATTCACCTGCAGGCTCCTAAACTGGAGAAAACCATTACTGTAAATTACCCGGATAAGATTCATAACGGGCAGTATAAAGCATTCGGCTGGGAGAGAGACCATGTCCAGCTTGTCGAGCAAATGGCAGAAAAAGGAGCGGAGCCAATCCGTTCTCTTGGACACGACTCACCTTTAGCAGCACTGAATCCTCAGCGGAAAAACATCGCAGATTTTATTAAGGAAAGTGTTGCTGTCGTTACAAACCCTGCCATTGACCGTGACCGGGAAACGGAGCATTTCTCAACCCGTACGATTATCGGCCAGCGTCCTTCTTTATTTGAAAAACAGGAGCAAGGGGCCGTTATTGAATTGCAGACTCCTATTTTAATAGAAGGCAAAGCAGGCTTTGAATGTTCCGATGAACTCAATCAGCCGAGCTATGACCAAGTAACCGGCTTCTATCAGGAACAAAAGCTGATATCTTATTTATCTTCCACATTTACGAAAGATGAAACGGTAAAAGAAGCTTTAGACCGTTTAGCAGCAGAAGCGGTTGATGCGGTCAAAAATGGCAAAACCCTGCTTGTACTGGATGATGCCAATGCTCATCAGGAGGACGCTTACTGGATTGACCCGCACCTGGCCGTCTCTGCGATCGATCAGGCTCTTGTCAAAGAGGCATTGCGCCGTGAATGTTCCCTGCTGCTCCGGTCTGCTTCAATCAGATCGCTTCATGATATCATTACCGCGTTCGGTTTAGGCGCTGATATTATAAGCCCTTACTATATGTTTATGACGGTTCTAGGCGAATCTGATACACCGCTGAAGAATTTATATTCAGCTCTGACTAAAGGACTTGAAAAAGTCATTTCCACTATCGGGATTCATGAATTAAGAGGCTATGGCCGGTTGTTCTCTGCCATTGGTCTTCATGAGGAATTAGCCGGATATCTGAATATCGTCAACTTCTTCGGATCTAAAGAACTTTCATTCAGCTTCAGCGTTTTAAAGGAAGACGCTTTTGCCAGAGCGGAAGATTACCAGAATGAAAAGGAACGGATCGGAAAAACGTTCAGCCTTTTCCCGCGCATCTGGAAAGCGATCGGCGAAGTGGCATCGACTGGTGACTATAGTGTTTACAAGGAAAAAATTACTGAACAGGAAGACCAGAACCCGACAACAATCCGCCATTTAACCGGATTTAAGGAAACGGCTTCTCATCTGAAGCCGGATGATATCAGCCTGCATGTGGGCGAGCATGACCTGCCATTTGTTATCTCCTCCATGTCCTTTGGCTCTCAGAATGAAACGGCCTTTAGAGCCTATGCAGAAGGTGCTGACAGGCTGAACATGGTCAGCCTGAATGGTGAAGGCGGAGAAATCAAGGATATGCTCGGAAAATATCCGAGGACCCGCGGACAGCAGGTAGCATCAGGACGCTTTGGTGTTAATGCCGAGCTCCTGAATTCATCCAACCTGCTGGAAATAAAAATTGGGCAGGGTGCAAAGCCTGGTGAAGGCGGTCACCTTCCGGGATCCAAGGTTACGGCAAAAATTGCAGAGGCACGTAATGCTACAATTGGATCGGATTTGATTTCACCTTCCAACAATCATGACATCTACTCGATTGAAGATTTGGCACAGATGATTCATGAACTTAAGACAGCCAATGACAAAGCCAAGGTTGCAGTTAAGGTGCCGGTTGTGCCGAATATCGGAACCATTGCAGTCGGGATTGCAAAAGCTGGTGCTGATATCATCACATTGAGCGGTTTTGACGGAGGTACAGGGGCAGCGAGAATTCACGCCCTTCAGCATGTTGGCCTTCCAGTTGAGATTGGTGTAAAGGCAGCTCACAACGCCCTGCTCGAAGCAGGCATCCGCGATAATGTGGAGCTTTGGGCTGATGGCGGCATCAAGAGTGCTGCAGACGTATTGAAGGTTATGCTGCTGGGTGCTAACCGTGTAGGCTTTGGTACACTCTCCATGCTTGCTATCGGCTGTACGACATGCCGCGGCTGCCACCTTGATACTTGCCATGTTGGAATTGCAACACAAATAGATTCAGAGGCACAGGCGAAGGAACATGGCTTAAGAAGATTTGTTCCACGCCAATTCGATCTTGCTGTTAAAGGCATCATGAACCTGTTTACTGCTTTTGGCGAAGAACTGAAAGCATTGGCAGCTTCTGTTGGCATAAAAAATCTGCAGGATGCTGTAGGACGTTCTGATTTGCTTGTACAGATTAAAGGACAGGATCAGCTTGACCTGACCCACCTGCTGAAGACACTTGAAATCGGCCAATTTTCTGCCCAGGAAGCACCTGAAGCCCTGCAGGAAGCCCAGCTGCAGGTAGCTGTTGGAGCAGAGTATCTCGATGCAAGTGTAGAAGAACTGGATCAGTCACGTGAATTCCAAAGCGTCACTTCCGAGCAGCGTGTACTGGGAAGCCGGGTTTCCTGCCACCGTGTAAGAAACAGACTCGACGGTTCTTACAAAACTCTTCCGCAAGTTGATTTGAAATACAAAGGCGGTTCCATCCCAGGCAATGGCCTTGGAGCTTACAACAGCTTCGGCATCAACATCGAAGTTGCCGGAGGCGCACAGGATGGCATCGGAAAAACTTCTTTCGGCGGACAAATTAAAATCTTTAAAGCAAAAGGCAAAAATGGCAAGTTCTATAATGGCTCTGTTGGTAAAGGCTTCGGCTATGGAGCACAGGAAGGCTTGCTTGTAGCTCAAGGAAATGCTGACGCCCGTGCCGGAATCAGATTATCCGGAGCGGATATGATTATCGGCGGCCAGCTGCAAAGGCCGCTGCCTGAAAAAGAATACGGCAATATCGGTTCAAACGCCAATATTAAAGGGTTTGCCTTTGAGTATATGACGAATGGCCGAGGCCTGGTCCTTGGCGATGCCGGTCCATGGATCTGCGCAGGAATGACAGGCGGTGTTGTTTACTTAAGACACCAGCCGGAAATGGGCTTAACAAAAGAAGCCATCCAGCGCAGAATTGCCAAGGGAGCTAAAGTTTCGGTTACTTCTCTTTCCGATAAAGGAAAGGAAGATGTAAAAGAACTGCTTGGCCAATACATTGCCATGCTGAATGATCAGGGACAGACAGAAGAAGCTTCCCAGCTTGCTTCCCTTCTTAATCATCCGGAAGACCACTTTGTTCAAGTAATACCGGTCAAAGAACAGGCAGACCCGTCCGTTTCCACAGAGTGA
- a CDS encoding ABC transporter permease, with protein MLSYTLKRLFSLIPVLLGLSLIVFFMIRAIPGNPAQIILGQLATKEAVEELTKQLGLDQPWYLQYFTYLGGLITGDLGESLRTKTEISQEIWPYLAATIELTFVAMLIAVFIGVNAGIISAWYQNSWFDYVAMVLALIGVSMPIFWLGLMEQWAFAIKLDWLPTSGREEVRNPIEAITNIYMIDTLLQGRIDQFWDVIRHLILPAFALATIPMAIIARITRSTMLEVMRSDFVRTARAKGLRMFWVVYKHSLKNAIIPVLTIIGLQMGLLLGGAILTETIFSWPGIGRYIYEAINYRDYPVIQSGILIIAFIFVMINLVVDLLYAAIDPRIKYN; from the coding sequence ATGCTGTCCTACACACTTAAACGTCTGTTTTCCCTAATTCCCGTTCTGCTGGGGCTTTCGCTGATCGTCTTTTTTATGATCCGGGCAATACCGGGTAATCCGGCACAGATTATTTTGGGACAATTGGCAACAAAAGAAGCAGTAGAGGAATTAACGAAGCAGCTGGGGCTGGATCAGCCTTGGTACCTTCAATATTTTACATATCTGGGCGGGCTTATTACGGGGGATCTTGGAGAATCACTCCGGACTAAAACGGAAATAAGCCAGGAAATTTGGCCGTATTTGGCTGCAACAATTGAACTTACATTCGTTGCCATGTTAATTGCTGTTTTTATCGGTGTGAATGCCGGAATCATCAGTGCCTGGTATCAGAATTCATGGTTTGATTATGTGGCAATGGTGCTGGCGCTTATTGGCGTTTCCATGCCAATCTTCTGGCTCGGCTTGATGGAGCAGTGGGCATTTGCCATTAAGCTGGACTGGCTGCCTACATCGGGAAGGGAAGAAGTAAGAAATCCGATTGAAGCCATAACGAACATATATATGATCGATACTCTCCTGCAGGGAAGAATCGATCAATTCTGGGATGTCATCAGACACCTGATTCTGCCGGCATTTGCCCTGGCGACCATCCCAATGGCGATCATTGCGAGAATTACCCGTTCTACGATGCTTGAGGTAATGAGATCCGATTTTGTCAGAACAGCGAGGGCCAAAGGCTTGAGAATGTTCTGGGTTGTTTATAAGCACTCATTAAAGAATGCCATCATTCCAGTTCTTACGATTATTGGTCTTCAAATGGGATTATTGCTGGGGGGCGCCATTTTAACAGAAACGATTTTCAGCTGGCCGGGAATCGGACGGTATATCTATGAGGCTATCAACTATCGTGATTATCCTGTTATCCAGTCAGGCATTCTTATCATTGCATTTATCTTTGTCATGATCAATCTGGTGGTGGACTTGCTGTATGCAGCAATTGATCCGCGGATTAAATATAATTAA
- a CDS encoding FUSC family protein, with protein sequence MKLGARILKTGIAIILALLLSELFQLPAPIFAGIAAIFAVQPTIYRSYLSIVEQIQGNAIGALIAVIFVLLFGNHVFIIGLAAIIVITINLKLKIENTIGLSLVTLIVIMETPGDTFLQFALIRFSTIMLGVLSAFIVNLVFLPPKYENKLYFKISNNTEEITKWIRLTIRHASEHRLLKNDIDKMKDSNVKLEQLYLMYKEERNYFKRNDLVKSRKLVIYRQMISTVKRSLETLKKLHRFENDLQQMPEEFQHAVQQQLDILIHYHEHVMLKFIGKVRPNVVFEEGDFSLSRKELVNLFLAQQKEHEHDEESILPHIMQIVSAIVDYDEHVEHLDKLISSFQSYHKDENEVTIPENAE encoded by the coding sequence ATGAAACTTGGCGCCCGCATACTTAAGACGGGAATCGCAATCATTCTAGCTCTATTATTATCAGAACTTTTTCAGCTTCCTGCTCCTATCTTTGCAGGAATTGCCGCTATTTTTGCGGTTCAGCCGACCATTTACAGATCTTATCTTTCTATTGTGGAACAGATCCAGGGGAACGCAATCGGTGCATTAATTGCCGTGATTTTTGTGCTTTTATTCGGCAACCATGTCTTTATCATAGGTCTGGCAGCTATTATTGTTATCACGATTAATCTTAAGCTAAAAATAGAGAACACAATTGGCCTGTCACTTGTAACCCTGATTGTCATCATGGAGACACCGGGTGATACCTTTCTGCAATTTGCACTTATTCGATTCTCAACCATTATGCTCGGGGTATTATCAGCTTTTATTGTTAACCTTGTATTTCTTCCGCCTAAATACGAAAACAAGCTTTATTTTAAAATATCCAATAACACAGAGGAAATTACCAAATGGATCAGGCTTACCATACGCCATGCATCTGAACACAGACTGCTGAAAAACGATATAGATAAAATGAAAGACAGCAATGTTAAGCTTGAACAGCTGTACTTAATGTATAAAGAGGAAAGAAATTATTTTAAACGAAACGATCTGGTTAAATCCAGGAAACTCGTTATTTACCGCCAAATGATTTCCACTGTAAAACGCTCACTGGAAACATTAAAAAAGCTTCATCGATTTGAAAATGATCTGCAGCAAATGCCTGAAGAATTCCAGCATGCTGTGCAGCAGCAGCTTGATATTCTTATCCATTATCATGAACACGTCATGCTAAAATTTATCGGGAAAGTTCGTCCGAATGTAGTATTTGAGGAAGGCGACTTCAGCCTGAGCAGAAAGGAACTGGTGAATCTTTTCCTGGCTCAGCAAAAAGAACATGAACATGATGAAGAATCCATTCTCCCGCATATCATGCAGATTGTATCAGCTATTGTTGATTACGATGAACATGTGGAGCACCTGGATAAACTTATATCCAGCTTTCAGTCATATCACAAGGACGAAAATGAGGTTACCATACCGGAGAATGCCGAGTAG